The window TTTTCTGCCATGAAACTTGTGAAGACAAGGCTTCGGAATAAAATGGAAGATGGATTTCTAAGGGACTGCTTGCTAATTTATATTGAAAAGGAGATTGCTGTTGGAATATCAACAGATGCAATTATAGATGAGTTCGATGAACCACCACGTCGAGTGCCATTTAGTTGAAGGCTTGGAGCAAGTTAGTTTCTCTATCTTCTATTATCTAGATTTTTCTTTTGTGTGATGTACCATTGAAAAATTGCATATCCTTTTGTATCAACGGTGAATGGTGGTGTAATCAATGAAAAATATTATGCCATTACATCTGCTTCACTGTTTTTTTGTTTAAAAATTTGTACGAAAGTGTTGCTGCCTTCAGTCGGCCCGTGTTATACAtttttcctggctccgccactgtgaGCAACGATGGGTGGCGAGCAATGTATGCCGGCTCCAACCCCACCTCAGAGATAAGGAACTCGGACCTACGGTGCAGCATGTCCTTTGACGACATCAGCACAAATGGACCCTTTGACACAGCAATGCCAACCTCGGCATCGGACCACCTAAACGTCTTCTTCAAGTATTCCATTTTGGCAGCAATCTTCTCCTCACTGACGAATGCAACAGACCGCAGAGCTAGCCTGCACATCCCAGAGCCCTGAGGCACACCTAAAGCTTGAGCAGAGGCAACCATCGCCCGGATTTGCTCCACGTTGGCGGTGAGCATCCTTGGCATAGAGATGGCAAGCTTGCCAATATCGCAAGCACCTAGCGTGCACTCCTGCAGTAATCCGACATTCCGCTTGACCACCCTCTCGAGGTTGTGCGAGAGGAGATGTTGGTTACACTTTAATGCCCGAAGGAATTCCTCGAAGGAGCCCAAGAGGCGCAGGTAGTAGTGCACCTTGGAGACGACGGGTTTGCTGCGGAAGTGGTCGTTGGCGGCGAGCGGGACGAGTCGCGTGATCTCAGAACGCGACAGTCCAAGGCCGGCGAGCCCTTCGATGATTGGGGACAGGGTTCTCTCCACGCCGGCGCAGAGGAACTTGGGGTCTCTCGCGACGACGGTGGCGACGTCCGTGGTCGAGAGGCCAAGGTCGGCGAGGAAGGCGAGGACGGCGTCTGGCTTGGATGGGGATTTGAGGTGGGAGAGCTTGGCGGAGGCCTTGAGGGCCTGCGCTCGGGTGAGACCGCAGGTATCGACCAGGTACTCCTCGACGGCGAATCCGGTGGGTGGGGAAACGGCGGGCGCGGCGGTGGTGGCAGAGAGGAGACAGCGGAAGGTGGAGCCGTGAGAGGTGGTGGGAGAGGAGAGCAGGTGCGCGAGGACGCAGCTCCGGAGGCGGAGCATGGCGGAGGCGACGgcgtggcggcgccggcggcgagggGATTGGGGAACCAGCGCCGGCGGCGAGAGAGAAAGTTTCGGCCTTTGTCACTCCTCGATGCGCGCTCGAAGAAGTGGGCCTTTGAGCCTTATCAATCCTCCGAGAAGCCCAACTCTTGTGAGCCAAGCCCAGCTTTCATCCACTATGCAAGTATGGAAGTCCCGTTTATGTCAGAAAAAAATACATTTGCCTCAAACAAATATGGAAGTCCCATTTGTGTCAGAAAAAAATACATTTGCTAAAAAAATGTATTGACTTCTCAAAAGAAAAAGTATTGACTTCTGAAAAAAAGTATTGAAGCCCCATTTTGAAAGTGACTTTAATATTCAGATAAACCACCGAGGAGTGCACCAAAAAAAG is drawn from Triticum dicoccoides isolate Atlit2015 ecotype Zavitan chromosome 6B, WEW_v2.0, whole genome shotgun sequence and contains these coding sequences:
- the LOC119320551 gene encoding uncharacterized protein LOC119320551; protein product: MLRLRSCVLAHLLSSPTTSHGSTFRCLLSATTAAPAVSPPTGFAVEEYLVDTCGLTRAQALKASAKLSHLKSPSKPDAVLAFLADLGLSTTDVATVVARDPKFLCAGVERTLSPIIEGLAGLGLSRSEITRLVPLAANDHFRSKPVVSKVHYYLRLLGSFEEFLRALKCNQHLLSHNLERVVKRNVGLLQECTLGACDIGKLAISMPRMLTANVEQIRAMVASAQALGVPQGSGMCRLALRSVAFVSEEKIAAKMEYLKKTFRWSDAEVGIAVSKGPFVLMSSKDMLHRRSEFLISEVGLEPAYIARHPSLLTVAEPGKMYNTGRLKAATLSYKFLNKKTVKQM